In a genomic window of Veillonellaceae bacterium:
- a CDS encoding DUF1538 domain-containing protein translates to MSEAILKFKEVLYSVLPITVIVLILNFTLMTIETPLIIRFLIGAVLIIIGLTTFLIGVDIGITPIGNTLGSAIARTNKLWIVAVAGLFLGFFISVAEPDLHILAGQVDAVTSGMITKGSIVVIVSIGIAIMLAIGLIRIVYNFPLYKLLAILYIIIFLIALLASPEFLAISFDASGATTGALTVPFILALATGVSKLKKDSKSSEKDSFGLVAIASTGPIISVMLMSIISKTDKITGSLPQEIKSTSLLGPFINKLPIISGEVFMALLPIVIIFLVFQKITFKLSKRTVRKILIGILFTFVGLVMFLVGVNAGFMEVGSAVGYNIASLDNKMYVILLGFILGLVTILAEPAVNVLTHQIEDVTSGYVRRKAVLITLCIGVGAAVALSMIRILIPELQLWQLLLPGYFISIAMSFFVPKLFVGVGFDSGGVASGPMTATFILAYAQGVAEAIEGANVLADGFGMIAMVAMTPIIAIQVLGFIFKLKSKKGGIESNAG, encoded by the coding sequence TTGAGTGAAGCTATATTAAAATTTAAAGAGGTTTTATATTCGGTTCTCCCGATTACGGTAATAGTATTGATACTAAATTTTACACTAATGACAATTGAAACTCCATTAATTATTAGATTTCTTATTGGGGCAGTGCTGATTATTATTGGATTAACAACTTTTTTAATTGGTGTAGACATTGGAATTACACCGATTGGCAATACCCTGGGTTCGGCAATTGCAAGAACCAATAAATTGTGGATAGTTGCTGTCGCTGGGCTATTTCTCGGTTTTTTCATATCAGTTGCTGAACCGGACCTTCATATTTTGGCCGGGCAGGTAGACGCTGTTACATCGGGCATGATTACAAAGGGGAGCATTGTTGTTATAGTATCAATTGGTATTGCGATAATGCTTGCTATAGGTCTTATTAGGATCGTTTATAATTTCCCGCTATACAAATTACTAGCGATTCTATATATTATAATTTTTTTAATTGCGCTATTAGCATCTCCAGAGTTCTTGGCAATATCTTTTGATGCCTCAGGAGCGACTACCGGGGCGTTGACTGTTCCGTTTATTCTTGCTCTTGCAACGGGCGTTTCTAAGTTAAAAAAGGATAGTAAATCTTCCGAAAAAGATAGCTTTGGATTAGTTGCTATTGCTTCTACAGGACCAATTATTTCGGTTATGCTTATGAGTATAATTTCTAAAACTGATAAAATTACAGGAAGTCTTCCTCAAGAAATAAAATCAACCTCATTATTGGGACCATTTATTAATAAACTTCCAATAATATCAGGTGAAGTGTTTATGGCACTGCTGCCTATTGTAATTATATTTCTGGTGTTTCAGAAGATTACTTTTAAATTGTCGAAAAGAACAGTCCGAAAGATTTTAATCGGTATACTATTCACCTTTGTAGGACTTGTGATGTTTTTAGTAGGTGTCAATGCAGGTTTTATGGAGGTAGGAAGTGCTGTTGGATATAATATAGCTTCGTTAGATAACAAGATGTATGTTATCCTTTTAGGTTTTATACTAGGCTTAGTTACGATCCTTGCTGAACCTGCCGTTAATGTATTAACACATCAGATAGAGGACGTTACTAGCGGTTACGTAAGAAGAAAAGCTGTTTTGATTACCCTCTGTATAGGAGTAGGAGCTGCTGTCGCATTATCCATGATTAGAATCCTTATTCCAGAACTTCAATTATGGCAACTTCTGCTTCCGGGCTACTTTATTTCTATAGCAATGTCTTTTTTTGTGCCGAAGCTATTTGTTGGCGTTGGATTTGACTCAGGAGGGGTCGCGTCGGGACCGATGACGGCTACTTTTATATTAGCGTACGCTCAAGGAGTTGCTGAGGCAATAGAAGGCGCAAACGTTTTAGCTGACGGATTTGGAATGATCGCAATGGTTGCAATGACACCGATAATTGCTATACAAGTCTTAGGTTTTATTTTTAAACTAAAATCTAAAAAAGGAGGTATAGAAAGCAATGCTGGATAA
- a CDS encoding GGDEF domain-containing protein, whose amino-acid sequence MLSDAHTMYMMLCLGNFIMFVMLMVFGRVTQSDGIFKRYSYGKLLQGLGISLVLMQGVMPEIISVIAGNGFIIVGIMLETFCLIYVGIRPRYSAARGWIRISLALVAGFTLIYFAGADIAVRSAVISMIAALVMLAVAVGLIFYNNETKLRRITGGFFIAFSIMCGLSAMDALANKAGYPIFNENPGETLTYLMAYGYMLVSTMAFLLMSREALELKLQQAATRDFLTGIYNRGHAMHLAKKLFSLMIRQRKPISVLMIDLDHFKAVNDKYGHFVGDEVLVNFSQKTAALLRSEAVFGRYGGEEFIVFCPNTNDQEAATVAKRIKGGLVPEFTNKQTLPHYTVSIGAATIIPADITDMAKLMRMADEALFQAKRTGRNKVIQYG is encoded by the coding sequence GTGCTGTCAGATGCGCATACAATGTACATGATGTTATGCTTAGGCAATTTCATAATGTTTGTGATGCTTATGGTCTTCGGCAGGGTTACCCAAAGTGACGGTATATTTAAGCGATATTCCTACGGTAAGCTCCTGCAAGGCTTGGGTATTTCCTTAGTCCTAATGCAGGGAGTTATGCCTGAGATTATCTCGGTTATTGCTGGAAACGGGTTTATAATTGTAGGTATCATGCTAGAGACCTTCTGTCTTATATATGTAGGAATACGCCCGCGTTACAGTGCCGCCAGGGGTTGGATAAGAATTTCACTGGCTTTAGTTGCCGGTTTTACCCTGATTTATTTTGCCGGGGCTGATATAGCTGTCAGAAGTGCCGTCATATCCATGATAGCCGCTCTTGTAATGTTGGCTGTTGCCGTTGGCCTGATATTCTACAATAATGAGACCAAACTGCGGCGGATAACCGGTGGTTTCTTTATCGCCTTTTCAATAATGTGCGGCTTAAGTGCTATGGATGCGTTAGCTAATAAAGCGGGTTACCCGATTTTTAACGAAAATCCGGGGGAGACTTTGACTTATCTCATGGCATATGGATATATGTTAGTGAGTACAATGGCCTTTTTGTTAATGAGCCGGGAGGCACTTGAATTAAAACTCCAACAGGCAGCGACACGTGATTTTTTAACTGGCATATATAACCGTGGACATGCTATGCATCTGGCTAAAAAGCTGTTTTCGTTGATGATTCGTCAACGCAAGCCGATTTCAGTACTAATGATTGATTTAGATCATTTTAAAGCTGTCAATGATAAATATGGTCATTTCGTAGGTGATGAAGTATTGGTAAACTTCAGCCAAAAAACTGCTGCGCTGCTGCGTAGCGAGGCTGTTTTCGGGAGGTATGGCGGCGAGGAGTTTATTGTTTTTTGTCCCAATACAAATGATCAAGAGGCTGCAACGGTTGCTAAAAGGATTAAGGGAGGTTTGGTGCCGGAGTTTACGAATAAACAAACGCTGCCGCATTATACTGTCAGTATTGGTGCAGCTACTATCATTCCCGCTGATATAACTGATATGGCAAAATTAATGAGAATGGCTGATGAAGCCTTGTTCCAGGCGAAAAGAACCGGCAGAAACAAAGTAATTCAATATGGATAG
- a CDS encoding transposase: protein MGRQARQISSTGFYHVVFRGINHQHIFEEEDDYRYLLQALRHLKAELAFELHAYCLLSNHVHLLLREQQSGDISLIMKRLLTKYAMYFNRKYQRSGALIASRYKSVPVEIDEYFIPLQRYIHQNPLKAGLVAKLEDYPFCSYREYLFGGELVDTMFSLGMLGREEWVRLHQVITDEVFEISDKISLTNEEIRRRIMKYTQGREPHEIGSWVKSERDQLLRKLKEEGLSIRQIERVTGISRGVVAKS from the coding sequence ATGGGTAGGCAAGCACGGCAAATAAGCAGCACAGGTTTCTATCATGTAGTGTTCCGGGGTATTAATCATCAGCATATTTTCGAAGAAGAAGACGACTATAGGTATTTGCTGCAAGCCTTGCGTCACTTAAAAGCAGAGCTTGCCTTTGAACTCCATGCCTACTGTTTACTGAGTAACCATGTCCACCTCCTATTGCGAGAACAGCAATCGGGGGATATATCGCTAATCATGAAGCGATTGCTGACTAAATATGCCATGTATTTTAACCGAAAATATCAGCGGAGCGGAGCGTTGATAGCCAGCCGGTATAAGAGCGTCCCAGTTGAAATAGACGAGTACTTTATTCCGTTGCAACGATATATTCATCAAAATCCGCTCAAAGCCGGACTGGTAGCAAAGCTGGAAGACTATCCCTTCTGCAGTTATCGGGAATATCTTTTTGGTGGCGAATTAGTCGATACCATGTTTTCGTTAGGCATGTTAGGGCGAGAGGAATGGGTGCGTTTGCATCAGGTAATTACGGACGAGGTTTTTGAAATCTCAGATAAAATCAGTTTAACCAATGAAGAAATACGCCGTAGAATCATGAAGTATACTCAGGGGCGCGAACCTCACGAAATCGGTTCTTGGGTAAAATCTGAACGGGATCAATTGTTGCGGAAACTGAAAGAAGAAGGATTATCTATTCGTCAAATTGAGCGAGTAACGGGGATATCCCGAGGAGTTGTAGCAAAAAGTTGA
- a CDS encoding DUF3794 domain-containing protein, whose protein sequence is MDQDQTRPWVYKGNCHPPGPTPMIVHQIIGHGEEQESCNHRMCVPRRKPSIEQIVDVFVKKVKIHSVHVVTDKVIVRGSYEIKALYVACVPTQPVHAVEMRRVPFSASICIPGARCGMDADATVNVEFVDYDCDKRTRAYWHKHYDDCDYDETVKYKKPKRCTRCFNVSIVLCVRAKVMTCREILVGSYAPKLPYKPKG, encoded by the coding sequence ATGGATCAAGATCAAACCCGCCCTTGGGTATACAAAGGGAATTGCCACCCTCCCGGCCCGACCCCCATGATTGTTCATCAGATCATCGGTCACGGGGAGGAACAGGAATCATGCAACCACCGAATGTGCGTGCCGCGGAGAAAGCCATCGATAGAACAAATCGTTGATGTTTTTGTTAAGAAGGTCAAAATACATTCAGTTCATGTTGTTACTGATAAAGTAATCGTTCGTGGCAGCTATGAAATTAAAGCCCTTTATGTTGCCTGTGTTCCCACTCAGCCCGTCCACGCCGTTGAAATGCGACGCGTGCCATTTTCAGCAAGCATTTGTATTCCTGGCGCTCGCTGCGGCATGGACGCTGATGCTACTGTCAACGTAGAGTTTGTAGACTATGATTGCGACAAACGGACTCGCGCTTACTGGCATAAGCATTATGACGACTGCGACTATGACGAAACGGTGAAATACAAAAAACCCAAAAGATGCACTCGCTGTTTTAATGTTTCAATAGTTCTTTGCGTCCGCGCCAAAGTTATGACTTGCCGGGAGATTCTCGTCGGTTCTTATGCTCCAAAACTCCCCTATAAACCGAAAGGATAG
- the rarD gene encoding EamA family transporter RarD — translation MHNSQASDHLKGVAAAALAYILWGILPLYWKLLDVPAHEILAHRILWSFILMAAIVGLTKKFNLLRDDWRILMANPKRRAGMIAASLIISINWLTYIWAVNDNRIVETSFGYYINPLISVLLGIIFLKEKLSFWQALSCIIAGAGVLNMGLNFGSVPWVALVLAITFGLYGLCKKVVNIGAITSITIETLLVTPIAIIYICFLEQQGHGSFTADWTTAGLLAGAGVVTAVPLILFASGARRLSLTILGFTQYLSPTIVLLIGVFAYHEPFTKVHMVSFGLIWVALTIFSLSRTCPFIAAETYIRKLLKKGAIAAKNEI, via the coding sequence GTGCACAACTCGCAAGCTAGTGACCATTTAAAAGGTGTTGCGGCAGCTGCTTTAGCATATATCCTTTGGGGTATTTTACCGCTTTATTGGAAGTTGCTAGATGTACCCGCCCATGAAATTTTGGCGCATCGGATACTATGGTCATTTATCTTAATGGCGGCTATCGTAGGATTGACAAAGAAGTTTAATTTATTGCGCGATGACTGGCGGATTTTGATGGCTAACCCCAAAAGACGGGCTGGAATGATAGCAGCCTCACTCATAATAAGCATCAACTGGCTGACCTATATTTGGGCAGTTAACGATAACCGAATAGTCGAAACAAGCTTTGGCTATTATATTAATCCCTTAATAAGTGTTTTGTTGGGCATCATATTTCTAAAAGAAAAGCTATCCTTCTGGCAAGCATTATCGTGCATCATTGCCGGCGCCGGTGTGCTCAATATGGGACTTAACTTCGGCTCTGTCCCGTGGGTAGCATTAGTCCTTGCTATTACTTTTGGTCTATATGGCTTATGCAAAAAGGTAGTGAATATTGGCGCAATAACCAGCATCACGATAGAAACGCTCTTGGTTACTCCCATCGCGATTATCTATATCTGTTTCCTAGAGCAGCAGGGACATGGTTCCTTCACTGCCGACTGGACGACTGCCGGACTATTAGCAGGTGCCGGCGTTGTCACAGCAGTACCGCTTATCCTCTTTGCCAGCGGTGCAAGGAGGCTCTCGTTGACCATCCTTGGCTTTACCCAGTATCTATCGCCTACTATTGTGCTCCTAATTGGCGTATTCGCTTATCATGAGCCCTTTACTAAAGTGCATATGGTGTCGTTTGGTTTAATATGGGTAGCGCTGACGATATTTTCACTATCGCGAACTTGTCCCTTTATTGCGGCCGAGACTTATATCAGAAAGCTGCTTAAAAAGGGAGCGATTGCTGCAAAAAATGAAATCTGA
- a CDS encoding ABC transporter ATP-binding protein, which produces MLELKNVCFAYKKQAPVINDVSLTIKPGEFLAIAGRNGSGKTTLTRLIMALRKPSSGEITLDGCSTKKFGPAEMARSIGYVFQNPDRQIFRDTVASEVSYGPEQLGYAPTLTAELVSQALAATDLTELASAYPPSLSRGQKQRLAIASALAMKPRMLILDEPTSGQDGRERDQLMKLLTKLNQQGLAILLITHDMDLLAAYAKRVVVMDNGSKAFDGSIAELFADACRLKKWGLTEPTVINISQALANYGITTTTSISELSNKLIDILGRNTHAKDSSAY; this is translated from the coding sequence GTGCTTGAATTGAAAAATGTCTGCTTCGCCTATAAAAAACAGGCTCCAGTAATTAATGATGTTTCTCTGACCATAAAACCCGGCGAATTTTTAGCAATCGCCGGACGCAACGGCAGTGGCAAAACTACCCTAACCCGCCTGATTATGGCGCTCAGAAAGCCGTCTTCAGGTGAAATTACCTTAGATGGCTGTTCTACTAAAAAGTTTGGTCCGGCCGAAATGGCGCGGAGTATCGGATATGTTTTTCAAAATCCTGACCGCCAGATTTTTCGGGATACAGTAGCTAGCGAAGTTTCTTACGGGCCAGAGCAGTTAGGATATGCTCCGACTCTAACCGCGGAGCTTGTCAGCCAGGCTCTAGCAGCTACCGATTTAACCGAGCTGGCGTCCGCTTATCCGCCTTCACTGTCGCGCGGGCAAAAGCAGCGTCTGGCAATAGCCTCCGCCTTGGCGATGAAGCCTAGAATGCTCATCCTAGATGAGCCTACCAGCGGTCAGGATGGCCGCGAACGGGACCAGTTGATGAAGCTATTAACTAAATTAAATCAGCAGGGGCTTGCCATATTATTGATAACGCATGATATGGACCTGTTAGCGGCCTATGCCAAACGGGTTGTTGTCATGGATAACGGCTCTAAAGCGTTTGACGGAAGCATAGCAGAGCTTTTCGCTGATGCCTGCCGGCTTAAAAAGTGGGGTCTAACCGAACCTACCGTTATAAACATATCACAAGCTTTAGCCAATTACGGCATTACAACGACAACCTCGATCAGTGAATTAAGCAATAAATTAATTGATATTCTGGGGAGGAACACCCATGCAAAAGACAGCTCCGCTTACTAA
- a CDS encoding energy-coupling factor transporter transmembrane protein EcfT yields MQKTAPLTKLILTVFVTIWAIMLESIPALAILIGAQLLILILSRVNASIYKGVASLLLFAVMLGILQYVFNSDITLAALTALKMTAMTLIFVILLTTTRMQDLSAALVTQCRVPYEYAFMLTAALRFIPDFLAESKSIQEAQACRGFSAGGNPITRLTSYMAIIKPLVLKAVGRSETMALSLELRGFGSKRTRSFSTNVALATIDYAMLAAMVAVTVGLVII; encoded by the coding sequence ATGCAAAAGACAGCTCCGCTTACTAAATTGATTCTCACCGTCTTTGTTACCATATGGGCAATTATGCTCGAATCAATTCCCGCCCTCGCAATCTTAATCGGAGCACAATTGCTTATTCTCATACTGTCCAGAGTCAACGCTAGCATCTACAAAGGCGTAGCTAGTTTACTCCTTTTTGCAGTTATGCTCGGCATCCTGCAGTATGTATTTAATAGTGATATCACGCTTGCAGCTTTAACTGCTCTTAAAATGACGGCCATGACGCTAATTTTCGTAATCTTACTGACTACAACCAGAATGCAGGATTTGTCAGCAGCCTTAGTTACCCAGTGCCGTGTCCCTTATGAATATGCCTTTATGCTGACAGCCGCACTGCGGTTTATCCCGGACTTTTTGGCAGAAAGCAAATCAATCCAAGAGGCTCAGGCCTGCCGCGGTTTTTCAGCCGGCGGTAATCCCATAACCCGCCTGACCTCCTATATGGCAATAATTAAACCACTTGTTTTAAAAGCTGTCGGCCGCTCCGAAACAATGGCTTTAAGCCTTGAACTGCGCGGTTTCGGCAGCAAACGAACCCGTAGTTTTAGCACCAATGTTGCGCTAGCTACAATCGATTATGCTATGCTGGCTGCAATGGTAGCAGTTACAGTCGGCCTTGTAATAATATAA
- a CDS encoding P-II family nitrogen regulator: MLDKSQTSDIELICTIVNFGLGSKLIKAAKRCGISGGTVSLGKGTVNNRILDFLGLSDVKKEIVFMVAAKETAYQALEKLNDQFEFNKPNHGIAFTTSICSVIGTRSYKSDSIKNERGVGNNMYHVITTIVDKGKAEDVIDAATKAGSKGGTIINGRGSGIHETSKVFSMEIEPEKEIVIILSEVDRTEAIVSSIRKELRIEEPGNGIIYIQDVNKTYGIYK; this comes from the coding sequence ATGCTGGATAAGTCTCAAACGTCAGATATAGAGTTGATTTGTACAATTGTAAACTTTGGTTTGGGCAGCAAGTTAATAAAAGCGGCTAAGCGATGCGGTATTTCCGGTGGAACAGTATCCTTAGGAAAGGGTACTGTTAACAACCGGATTTTGGATTTCTTAGGCCTATCCGATGTAAAAAAAGAGATTGTCTTTATGGTTGCAGCAAAAGAAACAGCATATCAAGCACTTGAAAAACTAAACGATCAGTTTGAATTTAATAAACCCAATCATGGTATAGCATTTACTACTTCTATTTGTTCTGTAATTGGAACGAGGAGCTATAAGTCTGATAGTATTAAAAATGAAAGAGGAGTAGGTAACAACATGTATCATGTTATAACAACAATTGTCGATAAAGGTAAAGCTGAAGACGTGATTGATGCTGCGACCAAAGCAGGTTCAAAAGGCGGCACTATCATTAATGGCAGAGGTTCGGGGATTCATGAAACCAGCAAAGTGTTCTCAATGGAAATTGAACCAGAGAAAGAAATTGTCATTATTCTCTCAGAAGTAGATAGGACTGAGGCAATTGTATCTTCAATAAGAAAAGAATTGAGAATTGAAGAGCCAGGTAATGGTATCATTTATATTCAGGACGTAAATAAAACTTACGGCATATATAAGTAG
- a CDS encoding ABC transporter ATP-binding protein — translation MAAITFNNFSYAYKHTQKALDNISITVEQGSFTAVIGRSGAGKTTLCLAVAGAVPHYFGGSLAGSVTVDNMSTQTTAMHDLAQSVGTVLQDYETQLVTMTVEEEVAFSLENRGLGRNEIAACVSETLAKVGLTGFEKKEVSALSGGQKQRLVIASVLASNPKILVLDEPTSALDPEGTESIYKLLAELNKEYGITIIVVEHETARVLPYADQFILMENGQCIQSADPDQVLTYMWKHQIYTEAIPPLWELKLTLQDQTGVRFSAWRNEQDAVDELRKALKKEACISA, via the coding sequence ATGGCAGCAATAACCTTTAACAATTTCAGTTACGCCTACAAACATACGCAAAAAGCGCTTGATAATATCAGTATCACTGTTGAGCAAGGCTCCTTTACAGCCGTAATCGGCCGAAGCGGTGCCGGCAAGACAACGCTTTGCCTAGCTGTCGCCGGTGCCGTACCCCACTATTTTGGTGGCAGTCTTGCGGGAAGTGTTACCGTTGATAACATGTCGACCCAGACTACCGCCATGCATGATTTAGCCCAATCAGTCGGCACGGTGCTCCAAGATTATGAGACCCAACTAGTCACCATGACTGTTGAAGAAGAGGTTGCCTTTAGTTTAGAAAACCGCGGCCTTGGCAGGAATGAAATCGCGGCTTGTGTATCGGAAACCCTGGCCAAAGTCGGCCTTACCGGCTTTGAAAAAAAGGAAGTTTCTGCATTGTCCGGCGGCCAAAAACAACGTTTGGTCATTGCCAGTGTCCTGGCTTCCAACCCTAAAATCTTAGTACTTGACGAGCCGACTTCGGCCCTTGACCCTGAAGGTACCGAATCAATATATAAATTGCTTGCTGAACTAAATAAAGAGTACGGCATCACCATTATCGTTGTCGAACACGAAACAGCCAGGGTTTTACCATATGCCGACCAGTTTATCCTCATGGAAAATGGTCAGTGTATCCAAAGCGCCGACCCAGACCAAGTTCTTACCTATATGTGGAAACATCAAATATATACCGAAGCTATTCCACCGCTGTGGGAGCTTAAGCTAACCCTGCAGGACCAAACCGGAGTCCGGTTTAGTGCTTGGCGCAATGAACAGGACGCCGTAGATGAACTGCGCAAGGCCTTGAAAAAGGAGGCCTGTATAAGTGCTTGA
- a CDS encoding ABC transporter, whose amino-acid sequence MELKNQNQEMTAFETNKGGNYRWVTITTLLLAIGAILHLISPSIGGVTPNWTIAMYCIAINLTRPTLGQSLGIGLVAAAINIPTSKSAFPYGNLLSEPIGALVCAIIVSLSVSMTIGNFNLKPGVSGFLSTVASGMAFVTLLKVVLSLPMEVYLYAMIPVVFTVAALNGAITQILFFPAQKLFNLKGDSNGSNNL is encoded by the coding sequence ATGGAACTCAAAAACCAAAATCAAGAAATGACTGCTTTCGAAACTAATAAAGGTGGCAACTATCGTTGGGTTACAATCACCACTTTACTCCTGGCGATCGGCGCTATACTGCATCTAATCAGCCCCAGCATCGGCGGGGTAACACCAAACTGGACTATTGCTATGTACTGCATTGCTATTAATCTGACCAGACCGACACTCGGCCAATCTCTCGGTATTGGCCTTGTAGCAGCGGCCATTAACATACCGACCTCAAAATCAGCTTTTCCTTATGGCAACCTTTTAAGCGAACCAATTGGAGCTTTAGTCTGCGCTATCATTGTCAGTCTTTCGGTAAGCATGACAATCGGGAACTTCAACTTAAAACCTGGTGTGAGCGGCTTTTTAAGCACAGTGGCCAGCGGCATGGCCTTTGTAACGCTTTTAAAAGTTGTCCTGTCACTCCCCATGGAAGTTTATCTTTACGCCATGATTCCAGTTGTCTTTACAGTTGCAGCGCTAAACGGCGCTATTACCCAAATCCTCTTCTTCCCAGCCCAAAAACTTTTCAACCTAAAAGGAGACAGCAATGGCAGCAATAACCTTTAA
- a CDS encoding HD domain-containing protein produces the protein MFINKKSQGDILGYVTHDITDKFGRLLLAEGTPLTTNLILKLRNRNICFRMAADPLGTAQSSEENLNDSPFELPKKLDEKLERLDIESVESASKYLNYVLREMQNDFSLSNIIKAFSQGQRATYAHSINVAIISVAIAEKMQFSNKALQEIAIGALLHDVGKMLFPPSVLAATSTINDSQDIIYQQHTRIGADVLVSDKLPPGIYLIAQQHHERYVGGGYPNGIKENEIHINSCIVSVANVFDRLTCAIFQRNPLSPDEAIERILLDKGISFHPSVVEFFEELFKKETDFGECDVNYC, from the coding sequence ATGTTTATAAATAAAAAAAGTCAGGGAGATATTCTCGGGTATGTTACCCATGATATAACGGATAAATTTGGAAGATTATTATTGGCGGAAGGTACACCTTTAACAACGAATCTTATTTTGAAACTTAGGAATAGAAATATTTGTTTCCGTATGGCAGCAGATCCTCTAGGTACTGCACAATCTTCGGAAGAGAATTTAAATGATTCTCCGTTTGAGCTCCCGAAAAAGTTAGATGAAAAATTGGAGAGACTTGATATAGAAAGTGTAGAAAGTGCGTCTAAGTATTTGAACTATGTTTTACGTGAGATGCAAAACGATTTCTCTCTAAGTAATATTATAAAAGCATTTTCACAAGGACAAAGAGCAACATATGCTCATTCCATAAATGTTGCCATAATATCTGTTGCAATAGCAGAGAAAATGCAATTTAGCAATAAAGCATTACAAGAGATTGCTATAGGCGCGTTGCTTCACGATGTAGGAAAGATGCTATTTCCGCCATCTGTATTAGCAGCTACTTCCACAATTAACGACAGTCAGGATATTATTTATCAGCAGCATACTAGAATTGGCGCAGACGTATTAGTTTCGGACAAACTGCCCCCAGGGATATATTTAATAGCTCAACAACACCATGAAAGGTATGTCGGTGGCGGGTATCCTAACGGGATTAAGGAGAACGAAATTCACATTAATTCATGTATTGTTAGTGTAGCAAACGTATTTGACAGATTGACATGTGCTATTTTTCAAAGGAATCCGCTTTCGCCTGATGAAGCTATTGAACGAATATTGCTTGATAAGGGCATTAGCTTTCATCCTAGTGTAGTAGAATTCTTTGAAGAACTTTTTAAAAAAGAAACGGATTTTGGAGAATGTGACGTAAACTATTGTTAA